One window of Bacteroidales bacterium genomic DNA carries:
- a CDS encoding immunoglobulin domain-containing protein, whose translation MKKLFYLFYLLIALTSYKINAQIINIPDDFPTIQQGIDASQVGDTVLVQPGTYVEQVIYNGKNITVGSLYLLTGNEDYIEQTIIDGGAYGLPCVRIINAETDAKLIGLTLQNGFVGSETYGGAMYITGSSPYLDHLIIKDNNSQSGKGGGISCIYSIGTVTIKNSKFFNNICSSEGGAIFLFGGDADIINCEFYNNTCNNGERRGGAIHINNINNRQTEIINCAFYNNSANNGAAIYFAESGCLTLINSIIYNNTGETALFILGGSTDCVNFVNTIISNNSTPIGILKPGTIAPRMINSIVSGHSEFNIKITGGGPIYIDYSIIQGGTSTISVVYPEQLQYWENNYDGNPLFVDPINGDYRLSDCSSGIGAGIDSLVMAEQLVTAPDYDFLNSTRPQPLGSFPDIGAYENLLGIPLTPPTITLQPIGTSKCEGESYTMIVDAIGSPEILFQWQKNGNDISGENNNVLILNNLTPPDEANYRCLVTNSCETKYSNQAFVEVKEYPDVTSQPQSEILYFGNVAQFIVGATGDDPLLYQWYGPSGLLEDDTLSQLTITIVSAADVGNYYCTITNVCGSTTSNSATLTAYDQLIISAGTDESIMLGDSTILNGSYTGGSPSLAIHWTPDTLLYDPNILNPQTVALFSSQAFTLTINDVLVGYQTSDEVSVTVIEDDTLEYFSGENDTLYQYLTRGNCGYISGNNCDLDKIKANYFTDELISYDVEKVLLRFGKAVKTSAGEVPVKIGIWAKSGDNDKPGDLINNITVPLSQIVQDYTAGIMTTVTFPTPVAAPKDFFVGVFLPLSTGDTVALMTNIDGNSEAGIAWTLNAANEWISYSSDPRFFLRVSNAIFPVVRQNNVGINEFIGTSDKLIIFPNPANDILYIMLNESMQIIKAEMIIYDLQGKAHISQQIENDKSSICISNLRPGVYIIKVKYDQTLMTRKLIVY comes from the coding sequence ATGAAAAAGTTATTTTACCTTTTTTATCTTTTGATAGCTTTAACGAGTTATAAAATCAATGCCCAAATCATCAACATCCCCGATGATTTCCCAACAATTCAGCAGGGAATTGATGCTTCACAGGTTGGGGATACGGTATTGGTGCAGCCGGGAACATATGTTGAACAAGTTATTTACAATGGAAAAAATATTACCGTTGGCTCTCTCTATCTATTGACAGGGAATGAGGATTACATTGAACAAACAATAATAGATGGAGGGGCTTATGGGTTGCCTTGTGTTAGGATTATTAATGCAGAAACGGATGCGAAGCTAATAGGTTTGACACTACAAAATGGTTTTGTCGGTTCAGAAACATATGGTGGTGCAATGTATATTACAGGTTCTAGTCCATATCTTGATCATCTTATAATTAAAGATAATAACTCTCAAAGTGGAAAAGGAGGAGGAATTAGTTGCATTTATAGTATCGGTACTGTTACTATTAAAAATTCAAAGTTTTTCAATAATATTTGTAGTAGTGAAGGCGGAGCAATTTTTTTATTTGGTGGCGATGCTGATATTATCAATTGTGAATTTTATAATAATACTTGCAATAATGGTGAGCGGCGAGGTGGTGCAATTCATATAAACAACATTAATAATAGACAAACAGAAATAATCAATTGTGCATTTTATAATAATAGTGCAAACAATGGTGCCGCAATCTATTTTGCTGAAAGTGGCTGCTTAACATTGATTAACTCAATCATATATAATAATACCGGTGAGACAGCTTTATTTATACTAGGAGGCTCAACAGATTGTGTCAACTTTGTTAATACTATAATATCCAACAACAGTACACCAATCGGGATTTTAAAGCCAGGGACAATTGCTCCAAGAATGATTAACTCAATTGTTTCAGGGCATTCGGAATTTAATATTAAAATAACTGGCGGCGGCCCTATTTATATAGACTATAGTATAATTCAGGGAGGAACTTCAACAATCAGTGTCGTATATCCAGAGCAACTTCAATACTGGGAAAATAATTATGATGGAAATCCATTATTCGTCGACCCAATCAACGGGGATTACAGGCTCTCTGATTGCAGCTCAGGAATCGGAGCAGGAATAGATTCACTTGTAATGGCTGAACAATTAGTCACAGCACCAGATTATGATTTCTTAAATTCAACAAGACCTCAACCTCTGGGTTCATTTCCTGATATCGGGGCATATGAAAATTTACTTGGTATTCCCCTCACACCACCAACAATCACCTTACAACCCATCGGAACTTCAAAGTGTGAAGGTGAATCATATACAATGATAGTGGATGCCATAGGATCACCAGAAATTTTATTTCAATGGCAAAAAAATGGTAATGATATATCTGGAGAAAATAACAATGTATTGATATTAAATAATTTGACTCCTCCTGACGAGGCTAATTATCGATGCCTTGTGACCAATTCCTGCGAGACCAAGTATAGTAACCAGGCGTTTGTTGAAGTAAAAGAATACCCGGATGTGACTTCACAACCCCAGAGCGAAATATTGTATTTCGGGAATGTTGCACAATTTATAGTCGGGGCAACTGGTGATGATCCCCTTTTGTACCAATGGTATGGCCCTTCGGGATTATTGGAAGATGATACTTTGTCCCAGCTAACAATCACAATAGTTTCCGCAGCTGATGTCGGAAATTATTATTGTACCATCACTAATGTCTGCGGCTCTACCACAAGTAATTCCGCAACACTGACTGCCTATGACCAACTCATTATTAGTGCTGGTACAGATGAATCTATAATGTTAGGAGATAGCACGATTTTAAACGGAAGTTACACGGGTGGATCACCTTCGCTTGCAATTCATTGGACTCCCGATACATTATTGTACGACCCAAATATCTTGAATCCTCAAACTGTGGCACTATTCAGCAGCCAGGCCTTTACTCTTACTATTAACGATGTATTGGTGGGCTATCAAACCAGTGATGAGGTTTCTGTAACTGTTATTGAAGATGACACCTTAGAATACTTTAGTGGCGAAAATGACACCTTGTATCAATATCTGACAAGGGGAAATTGTGGATATATCTCCGGCAACAATTGTGACCTGGATAAAATCAAGGCTAACTATTTCACGGATGAATTGATTTCATATGATGTTGAGAAAGTACTATTGCGGTTTGGAAAAGCTGTTAAAACGAGTGCTGGCGAAGTTCCGGTTAAGATAGGAATATGGGCCAAATCCGGCGATAATGATAAGCCGGGGGATCTTATTAATAATATAACCGTGCCCTTGTCCCAGATTGTTCAGGATTATACAGCCGGAATCATGACAACCGTAACTTTCCCAACACCAGTTGCTGCTCCCAAAGACTTTTTTGTTGGCGTATTTCTTCCACTAAGTACTGGTGATACGGTGGCTTTGATGACAAATATTGATGGAAACTCTGAAGCCGGGATAGCGTGGACACTTAATGCCGCTAACGAATGGATTTCTTATTCATCAGATCCGAGGTTTTTCTTACGAGTTTCCAATGCCATTTTCCCCGTTGTCAGGCAAAATAATGTGGGGATAAATGAATTCATTGGAACGTCCGATAAATTAATAATTTTCCCCAACCCCGCCAACGACATCCTATACATCATGCTTAATGAGAGTATGCAAATTATTAAGGCAGAGATGATTATTTATGATTTACAAGGAAAGGCTCATATCTCACAGCAGATTGAGAATGATAAGAGCAGTATTTGCATCAGTAACCTCAGACCTGGAGTTTACATCATTAAGGTTAAATATGATCAAACTTTAATGACCAGGAAGCTCATCGTGTATTAG
- the sppA gene encoding signal peptide peptidase SppA, which produces MKDFLKFMFASMLGFIIVLVVVFFIFVGLIASLASFADKKAVAIEPNTLLQIKLDKPILDREPKDPFSFFSPAGFDMEQNPGLDEILKNIEKAKSDPNIKGIYLDLGIVPSGLTMIREIRQALLNFKTSGKFIIAYGEVYSQSAYYLGSVADKIYLHPDGAIEFRGLDAEIMFLKGTLEKLDIDMQVIRHGKYKSAVEMFMLDKMSDANREQLNAMITGMWGIVLADISSSRNLSQDQLNLIADNLDALDADKALASKMVDGLFYKDELLAELRAKTGLGENEKIATVSMAKYTMVPPKVKEKFSSNKIAVIYAIGNIIDGKGDDRTVGSVKMSEAIRQARENDKVKAIVLRVNSPGGSATASEVIRREVELAVKEKPVVVSMGNVAASGGYWISASASKILADPSTITGSIGVFGLIPNMQGLFNDKLGITFDHALTNKYSDFPNVIRPLTSYETILFERQVDKIYNNFLGLVSAGRKMEASQVDSIGQGRVWSGADALELGLIDQFGGLQDAIRLAAELAAVGEYNILSLPAQKDPFQQILDEFTGNTSAGRMEKELGEYYPYYQYLKQIKDYQGIQARLPYDIKVR; this is translated from the coding sequence ATGAAAGACTTCTTGAAATTTATGTTCGCTTCCATGCTGGGGTTCATTATTGTCCTGGTGGTGGTGTTTTTTATTTTCGTGGGACTCATTGCTTCACTGGCTTCATTCGCCGACAAAAAGGCCGTTGCCATTGAGCCAAACACTTTGCTTCAAATCAAGCTGGACAAACCTATCCTTGACCGGGAGCCGAAAGATCCTTTCAGCTTCTTCTCCCCTGCCGGATTCGACATGGAACAAAATCCAGGCCTTGATGAAATTTTGAAGAATATTGAAAAAGCTAAGTCTGATCCTAACATCAAGGGGATATATTTAGACCTGGGAATTGTTCCATCAGGGTTGACCATGATAAGGGAAATCAGGCAGGCATTGCTCAATTTTAAAACAAGCGGGAAATTTATCATCGCCTATGGTGAAGTATACTCGCAGTCAGCCTATTACTTAGGCAGCGTTGCCGACAAGATCTATCTGCATCCCGATGGCGCCATTGAATTCAGGGGGCTTGATGCAGAGATTATGTTCCTGAAAGGTACGCTTGAAAAACTGGATATCGATATGCAGGTGATCAGGCACGGAAAATATAAAAGCGCAGTCGAAATGTTCATGCTCGATAAGATGAGCGATGCCAACCGTGAACAGTTAAACGCGATGATTACCGGTATGTGGGGAATCGTGCTGGCCGATATTTCTTCAAGCAGAAACCTTTCCCAGGATCAACTGAATTTGATTGCAGACAACCTGGACGCCCTTGATGCTGACAAAGCTTTAGCCTCGAAAATGGTAGACGGACTTTTTTATAAAGATGAATTACTGGCAGAACTCAGGGCAAAGACCGGCCTGGGAGAAAATGAGAAGATCGCAACGGTTTCTATGGCCAAATACACGATGGTTCCTCCTAAGGTTAAAGAAAAATTTTCTTCGAATAAAATTGCTGTAATTTATGCTATTGGAAACATCATTGACGGGAAAGGCGATGACAGGACCGTTGGTTCAGTCAAAATGTCGGAAGCAATTCGTCAGGCCCGGGAAAATGATAAAGTGAAAGCCATTGTCCTCCGCGTAAATTCTCCGGGAGGCAGTGCAACGGCCTCGGAAGTCATCCGTCGCGAAGTGGAATTGGCGGTAAAAGAAAAACCGGTGGTTGTTTCAATGGGAAATGTTGCCGCTTCAGGAGGATATTGGATATCTGCCTCGGCCAGCAAGATTTTAGCAGATCCTTCGACCATTACCGGTTCGATCGGTGTTTTCGGCTTAATCCCGAACATGCAGGGACTATTTAACGATAAGCTCGGTATAACCTTTGATCACGCACTGACCAATAAATATTCCGATTTTCCCAATGTTATCAGGCCTTTGACCAGCTATGAAACGATTCTGTTTGAACGGCAGGTCGATAAGATTTACAATAATTTTCTCGGACTGGTTTCAGCCGGAAGGAAAATGGAGGCCAGCCAGGTCGATTCCATCGGGCAGGGTCGTGTATGGAGCGGTGCAGATGCTTTGGAACTTGGTCTGATCGACCAGTTTGGCGGGTTGCAGGATGCAATCAGGTTGGCTGCCGAACTTGCTGCTGTAGGGGAATACAACATTTTGTCGCTGCCTGCTCAGAAAGACCCTTTCCAGCAAATTCTGGATGAATTCACCGGGAACACAAGCGCAGGAAGGATGGAAAAAGAACTTGGTGAATATTATCCTTATTACCAGTATCTGAAGCAAATAAAGGACTATCAGGGCATCCAGGCCAGGCTTCCTTATGATATTAAGGTGAGGTAG
- a CDS encoding UDP-2,3-diacylglucosamine diphosphatase, translating to MESKQNKPLQKIYFASDFHLGIPDYESSLQRERMLVSWLDHARKDAAEIFLMGDIFDFWFEYKTVVPKGYVRLLGKLAQMTEEGIPVHLFTGNHDIWAFEYLQKEVNIQLHPHPEILKIMEKMFYLAHGDGLGPGDNGYKFLKKVFSSRFNQFLFRWLHPDVGAKMGLYFSSKSRLANMIKENKKENLSRIEDEMLYKYASGLLKNGLEVDYFVFGHRHRPADVELQPGRHMVILGDWITNFTYAEFDGKDLNLKYFKNELL from the coding sequence TTGGAATCTAAGCAAAACAAGCCGCTACAAAAGATCTATTTTGCATCCGACTTTCATTTGGGGATTCCGGATTATGAAAGCAGCCTGCAACGCGAGAGAATGCTCGTCTCATGGCTTGACCATGCAAGAAAGGATGCAGCTGAGATATTTCTTATGGGAGACATTTTCGACTTCTGGTTTGAATATAAAACGGTCGTGCCGAAAGGTTATGTCAGGCTGCTGGGAAAACTTGCACAAATGACGGAAGAAGGCATCCCCGTTCATCTTTTCACCGGTAATCATGACATTTGGGCTTTTGAATATCTTCAAAAAGAGGTTAACATTCAATTGCATCCGCATCCCGAAATCCTTAAGATAATGGAAAAAATGTTTTACCTTGCTCATGGCGACGGCTTAGGACCAGGTGATAATGGTTACAAATTTCTTAAAAAGGTTTTCAGCAGCAGGTTCAATCAATTTTTGTTCCGCTGGCTGCACCCCGATGTTGGTGCGAAGATGGGTTTGTATTTCAGTAGTAAAAGCCGCCTGGCCAATATGATAAAGGAAAACAAAAAGGAAAATTTAAGCAGGATCGAAGATGAAATGTTGTATAAATACGCTTCCGGTCTTTTAAAAAACGGGCTTGAGGTTGATTACTTTGTCTTTGGTCATCGCCACAGGCCAGCTGATGTTGAATTACAACCAGGTCGCCATATGGTTATACTGGGCGATTGGATTACTAATTTTACTTATGCGGAATTTGATGGTAAGGATTTGAATTTGAAATATTTTAAAAATGAACTATTATGA
- a CDS encoding AhpC/TSA family protein, which produces MSVPRKNIIFIYFIFLFIVFISGCSQNDPKGINTTVKGSFPAFKGKSVTLSEIDINKAITLDTSEISEDGSFSFRFRRQCPGFYLIKVDNKNYITLVLDEEKRVEISSDLPNLRKEYEVKGSPDSELYRDFEMFLEANRKKVDSLSKSYTDYQRSAGFQTKKMELDKSYQEIFKYQRQYAISFLENHCGSLASLLVINRRFGERKVLTEKEDLRYFMLIDSCLSIKYPDNKHLVEQKKRLEMAREEQKKYEMIEKRLAIGQKVPDISLQNLSGNAVPLYSLLGKPVVLYFWASWDQQSRKANITMKELINKAGKVKPAVYAIGLESYKEPWEDAIRMDGLQKWTNVTDYLNIYSSAKSLFNIPEDLPYFILLDKEMMIRYRGNNFKALASEIDQLSQ; this is translated from the coding sequence ATGAGTGTGCCAAGAAAAAATATCATCTTCATTTATTTCATCTTTCTTTTCATCGTCTTCATTTCAGGTTGCTCTCAAAATGACCCAAAGGGGATTAATACGACTGTAAAAGGATCATTTCCCGCATTCAAAGGCAAGTCAGTTACCCTTAGTGAAATCGATATTAATAAAGCTATAACACTGGATACATCGGAGATTTCAGAAGACGGTTCTTTTAGTTTCCGGTTCAGGCGGCAGTGCCCTGGGTTTTACCTCATCAAAGTCGATAATAAAAATTACATTACTCTGGTCCTGGATGAGGAAAAACGGGTGGAAATATCTTCAGATCTTCCCAACCTGAGAAAAGAATATGAAGTGAAAGGATCCCCGGATTCCGAATTATACCGGGATTTTGAAATGTTTCTTGAAGCCAATCGTAAAAAGGTTGATTCATTGAGCAAATCTTATACCGATTACCAGCGGTCGGCCGGTTTTCAGACAAAAAAAATGGAACTCGACAAGAGCTATCAGGAAATTTTTAAATATCAACGTCAATATGCCATCAGCTTCCTGGAAAACCATTGCGGTTCGCTTGCTTCCCTGCTTGTGATCAACAGGCGTTTTGGGGAAAGAAAGGTGCTGACTGAAAAAGAAGATTTAAGGTATTTCATGCTGATCGATTCTTGTTTATCCATAAAATATCCTGATAATAAGCATCTTGTTGAACAAAAAAAACGGTTGGAAATGGCCAGGGAAGAGCAGAAAAAATACGAAATGATCGAAAAACGCCTCGCGATCGGGCAAAAAGTTCCGGATATAAGTCTTCAAAATCTTTCGGGAAATGCCGTGCCTTTGTATTCCCTGCTGGGAAAGCCGGTGGTTCTTTATTTTTGGGCTTCCTGGGATCAGCAAAGCAGAAAAGCAAATATTACCATGAAAGAATTGATTAATAAAGCTGGCAAAGTAAAGCCGGCTGTGTATGCCATCGGCCTGGAAAGCTATAAGGAACCATGGGAAGATGCTATCCGGATGGATGGGCTTCAAAAGTGGACAAATGTTACTGATTACCTGAATATATATTCCTCGGCTAAATCATTGTTCAATATTCCCGAAGATCTCCCGTATTTTATACTGCTTGATAAAGAGATGATGATCCGTTACAGGGGAAATAACTTCAAAGCTCTCGCTTCGGAAATCGACCAGTTAAGCCAATAA
- a CDS encoding purine-nucleoside phosphorylase — protein sequence MFTKVSEAVDFIRERIKAAPEALIVLGTGLGGLAEEIENPVIIPYEEIPHFPASTVEGHAGELITGLLNNRNVIAMKGRFHFYEGYPLKDVIFPVRVMKFLGVKFLILSNASGGLNPSFAVGDMMFIEDHINLMNLMNENPLKGRHHNEFGSRFPDMNQPYDPGILRKAEEIAGRLGIKYRKGVYAGVTGPTFETPSEYRYVRFLGADAVGMSTVPEAIVAVQMALPVFAISVISDLGVEGKIVEITHEEVIDAASHVEPEMTRLIKALLAEVYL from the coding sequence ATGTTCACAAAAGTATCGGAAGCCGTTGATTTCATCAGGGAAAGAATAAAAGCCGCGCCGGAAGCCTTAATAGTACTGGGTACCGGCCTGGGCGGCCTTGCTGAAGAAATAGAAAACCCTGTTATCATCCCTTATGAAGAAATACCTCATTTCCCCGCCTCCACCGTTGAAGGACATGCCGGTGAATTAATTACAGGCTTGCTCAATAACCGGAATGTCATAGCCATGAAGGGCCGCTTTCATTTTTATGAAGGTTATCCCCTAAAGGATGTCATCTTTCCTGTTCGGGTCATGAAATTTCTGGGTGTCAAATTTTTAATACTGTCTAATGCAAGTGGTGGCCTGAATCCCAGTTTTGCCGTTGGGGATATGATGTTTATCGAAGATCATATAAACCTGATGAACCTCATGAATGAAAACCCTCTCAAAGGCAGGCATCATAATGAATTTGGCTCACGCTTCCCTGACATGAACCAGCCTTATGATCCGGGGATCCTGCGAAAGGCGGAAGAAATTGCAGGCCGTCTGGGTATAAAATATCGCAAAGGGGTTTATGCCGGGGTTACCGGCCCGACTTTTGAAACTCCTTCTGAATACAGATATGTCCGCTTCCTGGGAGCTGATGCGGTAGGCATGTCAACGGTCCCGGAAGCTATAGTCGCTGTACAGATGGCCTTGCCGGTCTTTGCCATTTCTGTTATTTCCGATTTGGGGGTCGAAGGAAAAATAGTGGAAATAACCCACGAAGAAGTGATCGACGCAGCAAGCCACGTTGAGCCTGAAATGACCAGACTGATCAAGGCATTACTAGCCGAAGTTTATTTATAA
- the lpxK gene encoding tetraacyldisaccharide 4'-kinase, whose product MVIVKIILFPVACLYGFIMGIRNKLFDWKILPSKSFNIPVISIGNLSAGGTGKTPHTEYLAGLLKSNYKIAILSRGYRRKTKGFIMVTSEHTQIDIGDEPMQYLKKFPDVVLAVDEDRKRGISKILAAKPDTEVILLDDAFQHRYVKPGKSIILTDYHHLFVHDYLLPTGMLRESANGARRADLIIVTKTPRIFSPITRRNLVKELNPRRHQKLFYSYISYDSPVPLKLCSNQTPAAAKYNYIIMVAGVANSYPLQEYLRGICNELIVIDFNDHHQYTINDFEKISQEYQSIISKDKVIFTTEKDATRLDKDEFSSYLDVLPVYYVPIRIKFHDSDEIRFDKLILDYVHKSIGSR is encoded by the coding sequence ATGGTTATTGTAAAGATAATATTATTTCCTGTTGCCTGCCTGTATGGCTTTATCATGGGTATCCGGAACAAGCTATTTGATTGGAAAATCCTTCCATCCAAAAGCTTTAATATCCCGGTAATATCAATCGGGAACCTGAGCGCCGGAGGAACAGGTAAAACCCCGCATACCGAATACCTGGCCGGGCTATTAAAAAGTAATTACAAAATTGCGATTCTCAGCAGGGGATACCGGAGAAAAACCAAGGGTTTTATTATGGTGACATCAGAGCATACTCAAATTGATATTGGTGATGAACCCATGCAGTACCTGAAAAAATTTCCTGATGTGGTTTTAGCTGTTGATGAAGACCGAAAAAGGGGGATTTCTAAAATACTTGCCGCAAAACCTGATACGGAAGTGATACTGCTGGATGACGCTTTTCAGCATCGCTATGTAAAACCGGGGAAGTCGATCATACTCACCGACTATCATCATCTTTTTGTGCATGATTATCTGTTACCCACCGGGATGCTGAGAGAAAGTGCTAATGGCGCCCGCCGGGCTGATCTGATTATCGTCACAAAAACCCCCAGGATTTTTTCACCCATTACACGCCGGAACCTGGTCAAAGAACTAAATCCCAGACGGCATCAGAAGCTTTTCTATTCCTATATCTCCTATGATAGCCCGGTTCCGTTGAAACTTTGTTCCAATCAAACACCGGCTGCTGCAAAATATAATTATATCATCATGGTGGCCGGGGTGGCTAATTCTTATCCGTTGCAGGAATACCTGCGTGGAATATGTAATGAATTAATAGTCATCGATTTCAACGACCATCATCAATATACAATCAATGATTTTGAAAAAATATCACAGGAATACCAGAGTATCATTTCAAAAGATAAAGTTATCTTCACCACCGAAAAAGACGCGACGCGACTCGACAAGGACGAATTTTCATCTTACCTGGATGTGTTGCCTGTCTACTATGTCCCCATCAGGATTAAATTCCATGATAGCGATGAAATAAGATTTGATAAGCTGATCCTGGATTATGTTCACAAAAGTATCGGAAGCCGTTGA
- a CDS encoding Nif3-like dinuclear metal center hexameric protein — translation MKINEIVQSLEELAPLSLQEDYDNAGLTVGQPDWETDGCLICIDVNEPVIDEAVRNNCRLIVSHHPVIFKGLTRLTGQTMTERIVAKAIREGIAICSMHTNLDNVLEGVNRIFAEKLGLLNLSILRKTRGLLKKLVTFCPVDYAGKVREALFESGAGHIGDYDQCSYNAEGLGTFRAGEMASPFVGKIGEIHFEREVRIETIFPSYRQKCIIEALFKTHPYEEVAYDIYPLENEFEQAGAGMIGKLEQKMTENQFLMKLKDVLKIPCIKHSPLLGKMVGTVAVCGGSGSFLLQDAILQQADFFVSADFKYHQFFDADSKIVIADIGHFESEQFTCDLLADYLKKKFPTFAVQISETPGNPVNYF, via the coding sequence ATGAAAATCAATGAAATCGTTCAATCTCTTGAGGAATTAGCCCCTTTATCTTTACAAGAGGATTATGATAATGCAGGTCTGACTGTTGGGCAGCCGGATTGGGAAACAGATGGTTGTTTGATCTGTATCGATGTTAATGAACCTGTCATCGATGAAGCAGTTCGAAATAATTGCCGGCTGATTGTCAGTCATCACCCTGTTATTTTCAAGGGCCTGACAAGGCTGACGGGTCAGACCATGACTGAAAGAATTGTAGCCAAAGCCATTCGGGAGGGAATAGCCATTTGTTCCATGCATACCAATCTTGACAATGTCCTGGAAGGGGTCAACAGGATCTTTGCTGAAAAACTTGGATTGCTTAATCTTTCTATCCTCAGGAAAACAAGAGGCCTTCTCAAAAAGCTGGTTACATTCTGCCCCGTCGATTATGCCGGCAAGGTGAGAGAGGCCCTTTTCGAATCAGGCGCGGGCCATATCGGTGATTATGATCAATGCAGTTATAATGCAGAGGGATTGGGAACTTTCCGGGCCGGTGAGATGGCCAGCCCTTTTGTTGGCAAAATTGGTGAAATTCATTTTGAGAGAGAAGTCAGAATTGAGACGATCTTTCCGTCTTACAGGCAGAAATGCATTATAGAGGCTTTATTTAAAACTCATCCTTACGAGGAAGTTGCTTATGATATTTATCCGCTTGAGAATGAATTTGAACAGGCCGGAGCTGGAATGATTGGTAAGTTGGAGCAGAAAATGACTGAAAATCAGTTTCTCATGAAATTAAAAGACGTTCTTAAAATCCCATGCATCAAGCATTCACCACTGTTGGGCAAAATGGTCGGAACAGTTGCCGTTTGCGGTGGTTCCGGCAGTTTTCTGCTACAGGATGCCATTCTTCAACAGGCTGATTTCTTCGTTTCTGCTGACTTTAAGTACCATCAGTTTTTTGATGCTGATAGCAAAATTGTCATTGCCGATATAGGACATTTTGAAAGTGAACAATTTACTTGCGACTTATTGGCCGATTATTTGAAGAAAAAATTTCCTACCTTTGCAGTCCAAATTTCAGAAACCCCGGGTAACCCGGTTAATTATTTTTAA
- a CDS encoding C4-type zinc ribbon domain-containing protein, which yields MAKENTIKKNAVSAEQLSDEGIQRKIEDTLLAVYQLQQHDSQIDKIRMIRGELPLEVQDLEDEIIGLETRIENYHAEIKSLDKLVAEKKQAIKDSESLIKKYDEQKMNVRNNREYDSLTKEIEFQTLEMQLAEKRIKEYSESLNSKELQINESEAVLNERKSDLEIKKSELNDIVEETEMEEKELAKRSEELQSRIEDRLLVAYQRIRKNARNGLAIVQIERDACGGCFNKIPPQHQLDIRMHKKIIVCEYCGRILVDDDITSMAKKS from the coding sequence ATGGCAAAGGAAAATACTATTAAAAAGAATGCCGTTTCAGCAGAACAGCTATCGGATGAAGGTATTCAAAGGAAAATAGAAGATACATTATTGGCGGTTTACCAGTTACAACAACATGATTCACAAATCGATAAAATAAGGATGATAAGGGGCGAACTCCCTTTGGAAGTCCAGGATTTGGAAGATGAAATTATTGGTTTGGAGACAAGGATAGAAAATTATCATGCGGAAATAAAATCCCTTGATAAACTGGTGGCTGAAAAGAAGCAGGCTATCAAGGACAGCGAATCGCTGATAAAGAAATATGATGAGCAGAAGATGAACGTACGGAATAACAGAGAATATGATTCCTTAACAAAAGAAATTGAATTCCAGACTCTTGAGATGCAATTGGCTGAAAAAAGAATCAAGGAGTATTCAGAAAGCCTGAACAGTAAAGAGTTACAGATAAATGAATCGGAAGCGGTTTTAAATGAGAGGAAAAGCGATCTGGAGATTAAAAAGAGTGAGTTGAATGATATCGTTGAAGAAACTGAAATGGAAGAAAAAGAACTCGCCAAGCGCTCTGAAGAACTCCAAAGCCGCATTGAAGACCGTTTGCTTGTTGCATACCAGCGCATCCGCAAGAATGCGCGCAACGGCCTGGCCATCGTTCAGATCGAACGGGATGCCTGCGGGGGATGTTTCAATAAAATCCCCCCTCAACATCAGCTTGATATCAGGATGCATAAAAAAATCATCGTTTGTGAATACTGCGGAAGGATACTTGTTGATGATGACATAACGAGCATGGCTAAAAAAAGCTAA